One Ignavibacteriota bacterium DNA segment encodes these proteins:
- the porV gene encoding type IX secretion system outer membrane channel protein PorV codes for MKTQNRVPQFIALLLVAFALAGLVSEARAQGESAVPFLLIAPNSRASGMGESGTGTVDDASAIYWNPAALAFLKGQEVSITHANWLPQFNLPDLFYDHLNYRMDVDAIGGTVGASVTYLSLGEFAVTNSSGPTVIDKFKSFEYAVTVGYATKASEDLGIGVNVRYIHSALSPIGTESEQGNGISSTVSADLALMYRPVKLEVPLLGDIGNAFSVGVNLSNLGPKVTYVDADQADPLPTNLRIGLGYKLLNDEYNNLTLGFDFSRLLVRRRDDQTSDPFYKALFSAWGDGSGMKKVIVSGGAEYWYGAPRLIALRLGYFYEHPDYGARKFLTFGAGIRYDIYGFDFSYISAADGHPLSDTIRFSLLIAWGGEESK; via the coding sequence ATGAAAACGCAGAATCGGGTACCACAATTCATCGCGCTGCTCCTTGTGGCGTTCGCGCTGGCAGGCCTTGTGTCAGAGGCGCGCGCTCAGGGTGAGTCGGCTGTGCCCTTCCTGCTCATCGCCCCGAACTCGCGTGCCTCCGGTATGGGTGAATCCGGAACCGGGACGGTGGACGATGCGTCGGCGATCTATTGGAACCCTGCGGCCCTTGCATTCTTGAAGGGGCAGGAGGTCAGTATCACGCATGCCAACTGGCTGCCGCAGTTCAATCTGCCGGACCTCTTCTACGACCACCTGAATTACCGAATGGACGTCGACGCTATCGGCGGGACCGTTGGTGCCAGTGTGACCTACCTGAGCCTCGGTGAGTTCGCGGTCACCAATTCGTCGGGCCCGACGGTCATCGACAAGTTCAAATCGTTCGAGTATGCGGTGACGGTGGGATATGCAACGAAGGCTTCCGAGGATCTCGGCATCGGCGTGAACGTCCGCTACATTCATAGCGCCCTCTCGCCGATCGGGACCGAGTCGGAACAGGGGAACGGGATCTCGTCGACCGTCAGCGCCGACCTTGCGCTCATGTACCGTCCGGTGAAGCTGGAGGTTCCCTTGCTCGGCGACATCGGGAATGCGTTCAGTGTTGGCGTGAATCTGTCCAACCTTGGCCCGAAGGTGACCTATGTGGACGCCGATCAGGCGGATCCGCTCCCGACGAACCTGCGTATCGGCCTCGGGTATAAGCTGCTCAACGATGAATACAATAACCTGACCCTGGGCTTCGATTTCAGCCGCCTGCTGGTGCGCCGGCGCGATGACCAGACGTCCGATCCGTTCTACAAGGCGCTGTTCAGTGCGTGGGGCGATGGCTCGGGCATGAAGAAAGTGATCGTCAGCGGTGGTGCCGAGTACTGGTATGGCGCCCCCCGGCTCATCGCGCTGCGCCTTGGCTACTTCTACGAGCATCCGGATTATGGCGCACGCAAGTTCCTCACCTTCGGCGCCGGTATCCGGTACGATATCTACGGCTTCGACTTCAGCTACATTTCCGCGGCGGATGGTCATCCGCTCTCTGATACGATCAGGTTCTCGCTGCTGATCGCATGGGGTGGAGAAGAGTCGAAATAA